A window from Vulcanimicrobium alpinum encodes these proteins:
- a CDS encoding DUF5679 domain-containing protein gives MAAEAYCVKCKTKREIKDAQQIQMKNGRPATEGKCPVCGTKMFKIGAAS, from the coding sequence ATGGCAGCCGAAGCGTACTGCGTCAAGTGCAAGACCAAACGTGAGATCAAAGACGCGCAGCAGATCCAGATGAAAAACGGCCGTCCGGCGACGGAAGGCAAATGCCCGGTGTGCGGGACGAAGATGTTCAAGATCGGAGCCGCGTCCTAG
- the nrdR gene encoding transcriptional regulator NrdR, with protein sequence MLCPHCRKNETRVVDSRDDDNSVRRRRECLGCKHRFTTYERMEAPRLFVVKKDGRREQYNRDKVLSGLRRACEKRPVSEAQMEEIVAGIERELFARGENEVPASLVGEKLMEALKRVDAIAYVRFASVYRDFRDVASFRAELEGLLAK encoded by the coding sequence CTGCTCTGCCCGCACTGCCGCAAGAACGAGACGCGCGTCGTCGACTCACGCGACGACGACAACTCCGTCCGCCGACGGCGCGAGTGTCTCGGCTGCAAGCATCGCTTCACCACCTACGAGCGGATGGAAGCGCCGCGCCTGTTCGTCGTCAAGAAAGACGGCCGTCGGGAACAGTACAACCGCGACAAGGTCCTCTCGGGCCTTCGCCGCGCGTGTGAGAAGAGGCCGGTCTCCGAAGCGCAGATGGAGGAGATCGTCGCCGGGATCGAGCGCGAGCTTTTCGCGCGCGGCGAGAACGAGGTGCCGGCCTCGCTCGTCGGCGAGAAACTGATGGAGGCGCTCAAGCGCGTCGACGCGATCGCGTACGTGCGCTTCGCGAGCGTCTATCGCGACTTCCGCGACGTCGCGAGCTTCCGCGCCGAACTGGAAGGCCTGCTCGCAAAGTGA
- a CDS encoding ketopantoate reductase family protein, with the protein MHVYVVGKGAVGTYLGELLRGIGNDVTYAPRALEDIVPVDADLAVVAVKSYDTPGAIATLQRALRDPGATTILTAQNGIGNEEALAAAFGADNVVAAALTVPVEIDAAGKGVAAKGGGIAFAPVGTASPNNWLLAAFGATGLPTTAVRDYRSLKWSKLALNLVANATCAILDVLPERLVREDEVFALEIRAIREVRQTMKALGIAPIDLPRYPVRALLAVATMPTPMARAVLAGRIATARGEKPPSLLLDLRSAKHRTEVDVLNGAVARAARDAGIEAPVNTAIARILNDVTHMPQLWAKYRERPAALVSEIKAESGRAPSAANEIAAAADRRRA; encoded by the coding sequence ATGCACGTCTACGTGGTCGGAAAGGGCGCCGTCGGAACGTATCTGGGCGAACTGCTGCGCGGGATCGGCAACGACGTCACCTATGCGCCGCGCGCGCTCGAGGACATCGTCCCGGTCGACGCCGATCTCGCGGTCGTCGCGGTGAAGTCGTACGACACGCCGGGCGCCATCGCGACGCTGCAGCGTGCGCTGCGCGATCCCGGTGCGACGACGATCCTCACGGCGCAGAACGGGATCGGCAACGAAGAAGCACTCGCGGCCGCGTTCGGCGCCGACAACGTCGTCGCGGCGGCCCTGACCGTCCCGGTCGAGATCGACGCTGCCGGCAAGGGCGTCGCGGCGAAAGGCGGCGGGATCGCGTTCGCACCCGTCGGCACCGCGAGCCCCAACAACTGGCTGCTGGCCGCGTTCGGCGCGACCGGGCTGCCGACGACCGCCGTGCGCGATTATCGCTCGCTCAAATGGTCGAAGCTCGCGCTCAACCTCGTGGCGAACGCGACCTGCGCGATCCTCGACGTCCTCCCCGAGCGGCTGGTCCGCGAAGACGAGGTCTTCGCGCTCGAGATCCGCGCGATCCGCGAAGTGCGCCAGACGATGAAGGCGCTGGGGATCGCGCCGATCGATCTGCCGCGCTACCCGGTGCGCGCGCTGCTCGCGGTTGCGACGATGCCGACGCCGATGGCGCGCGCCGTCCTCGCCGGCCGGATCGCGACCGCCCGCGGTGAGAAGCCGCCCTCGCTGCTGCTCGACCTGCGCTCGGCCAAGCACCGCACCGAAGTGGACGTCCTCAACGGCGCGGTCGCGCGAGCGGCGCGCGACGCCGGGATCGAGGCGCCGGTGAACACCGCGATCGCGCGGATCCTCAACGACGTGACGCACATGCCGCAGCTCTGGGCGAAGTACCGCGAACGCCCCGCGGCGCTGGTCTCCGAGATCAAAGCTGAGAGTGGACGCGCGCCGTCGGCGGCGAATGAGATCGCCGCGGCCGCCGACCGGCGCCGCGCCTGA
- the dut gene encoding dUTP diphosphatase, with the protein MSAPVVAVVRLPEGEGLPLPAYMSAGAAGADVVAAVREDVVIAPGERALIPTGLAFEVPAGYEVQVRPRSGLALKAGITCLNTPGTIDSDYRGPVGVLLINHGSAPFVVRRGDRIAQLIVAPVVQAAFTETAALASSMRGGGGFGSTGR; encoded by the coding sequence GTGAGCGCCCCGGTCGTCGCCGTCGTGCGCCTCCCCGAGGGCGAGGGGCTCCCGTTGCCCGCGTACATGAGCGCCGGCGCCGCCGGTGCCGACGTCGTCGCCGCCGTGCGCGAGGACGTCGTGATCGCTCCGGGCGAACGCGCACTCATCCCCACCGGGCTGGCGTTCGAGGTCCCTGCAGGGTACGAGGTGCAGGTGCGGCCCCGCAGCGGCCTGGCCCTGAAAGCAGGCATCACGTGTCTGAACACGCCCGGCACCATCGACAGCGACTATCGCGGCCCCGTCGGCGTGCTGCTGATCAATCACGGCAGCGCGCCGTTCGTGGTGCGGCGCGGCGACCGCATCGCGCAGTTGATCGTCGCGCCGGTGGTGCAGGCGGCGTTCACCGAGACGGCCGCCCTCGCGTCGAGCATGCGCGGCGGCGGCGGCTTCGGCAGCACCGGCCGATGA
- the dprA gene encoding DNA-processing protein DprA, whose product MDHLKRRYVPRAELDALCGERLRDDALAGLWAAGSLDGLAAPCVAIVGTRAPSDDGRRRARELAAALARAGVCVVSGLALGIDGAAHEGALAAGAPTIGVLGGGHDHFFPPRHRELGTRIAAGGGAVVSPFPPENHPEPWQFLARNAVIAALADAVVVVEAAARSGALNTAGHAADRGTPVLAFPGDVDRPKAAGCNALIRDGATLVRDVADVLASLPLPLAPPPRERTRSASPDPADPEPVRRVIAALEDGASDAGTLADRIAIPAAELFALLTELELSGRIVSGRDGYALCTRR is encoded by the coding sequence GTGGACCATCTCAAACGCCGCTACGTCCCCCGGGCAGAGCTCGACGCGCTGTGCGGGGAGCGTCTGCGCGATGACGCCCTGGCGGGCCTGTGGGCCGCGGGATCGCTCGACGGATTGGCCGCACCGTGCGTCGCGATCGTCGGCACCCGGGCCCCGTCGGATGACGGACGGCGTCGCGCGCGGGAACTCGCCGCCGCCCTCGCACGGGCCGGCGTCTGCGTGGTCTCGGGGCTGGCGCTGGGGATCGACGGCGCCGCACACGAGGGCGCGCTGGCGGCCGGGGCACCGACGATCGGCGTGCTCGGCGGCGGCCACGACCACTTCTTCCCGCCGCGCCACCGGGAGCTCGGTACGCGGATCGCGGCGGGCGGCGGCGCTGTCGTCTCGCCGTTCCCGCCGGAGAACCATCCGGAGCCCTGGCAGTTCCTCGCGCGCAACGCGGTGATCGCGGCGCTCGCCGATGCCGTGGTCGTGGTCGAGGCCGCCGCGCGAAGCGGGGCGCTGAACACGGCCGGCCACGCCGCCGACCGCGGCACGCCGGTCCTCGCGTTTCCCGGCGACGTCGACCGCCCGAAGGCGGCCGGCTGCAATGCGCTCATCCGCGACGGCGCGACCCTCGTGCGCGACGTCGCCGACGTCCTCGCGTCGCTCCCGCTCCCGCTCGCGCCTCCGCCTCGCGAACGAACGCGCAGCGCGAGTCCCGATCCCGCCGATCCCGAACCCGTGCGCCGCGTGATCGCGGCCCTGGAAGACGGCGCGAGCGACGCCGGCACGCTCGCCGACCGCATCGCGATTCCTGCCGCAGAACTCTTCGCGCTGCTCACCGAGCTCGAACTGAGCGGCCGCATCGTCAGCGGCCGCGACGGCTACGCCCTCTGCACACGGCGTTGA